The Glandiceps talaboti chromosome 1, keGlaTala1.1, whole genome shotgun sequence genome has a segment encoding these proteins:
- the LOC144437951 gene encoding dual specificity tyrosine-phosphorylation-regulated kinase 2-like: MAATGADTLTRKPQQVTRTRSLVTTTGPAAYAHLSDTSRTVGDPASHVELPPIAPSKHHIPKHEKVGSVQVQQLYNDDHHHHKRIHGGNTDNVPNHVPHTQPHPPPTLPDVRRQASAASLGSKSGSAKGKTLPVTPEDAMKQYMHKLTSYEHHEIFNSSNVFFVGPNAKKRQGVIGGPNNCGYDDDQGSYLHVPHDHIAYRYEVLKVIGKGSFGQVVKAYDHKTNQHIALKMVRNEKRFHRQAQEEIRILDHLRKQDKDNNMNLIHMLENFNFRNHMCITFELLSMNLYELIKKNKFQGFSLQLVRKFAHSLLQCLDALHRNRIIHCDLKPENILLKQQGRSGIKVIDFGSSCYEHQRIYTYIQSRFYRAPEVILGARYGMPIDVWSFGCILAELLTGYPLLPGEDEADQLACTIELFGMPPQKLLEQSKRAKNFFSSKGHPRYCTVTTLPDGSTVLNGGRSRRGKPRGPPGSKDLVKALKGCDDPLFLDFLRKCLEWDPATRMSPNQALRHPWLRRRLPKPPSQDAVTSSARHRRHSSGTVAKLPPAAASSGKTRQVAPAAATEGPAGYTQRTVLPKIVS, from the coding sequence ATGGCGGCAACGGGAGCGGATACGTTGACGAGAAAACCGCAGCAAGTGACAAGGACTCGATCATTGGTTACAACAACGGGACCGGCCGCCTATGCCCATTTGTCCGACACGTCACGGACAGTTGGTGATCCTGCATCGCATGTTGAACTGCCACCTATAGCACCGTCAAAGCATCATATACCGAAACACGAAAAAGTAGGAAGTGTACAAGTACAGCAGCTGTACAACGATGATCATCATCACCACAAACGAATTCACGGAGGGAACACCGATAATGTGCCCAATCATGTGCCGCATACCCAACCTCACCCTCCGCCTACACTACCCGACGTACGTAGACAGGCAAGTGCAGCTAGTCTTGGTTCCAAATCAGGATCAGCGAAAGGAAAAACTCTTCCGGTGACCCCGGAAGACGCTATGAAACAGTATATGCACAAACTAACGTCGTACGAGCACCACGAAATATTCAACAGTTCGAATGTCTTCTTCGTCGGACCGAATGCAAAAAAGCGCCAAGGTGTCATAGGTGGCCCCAACAACTGCGGATATGATGACGATCAGGGTTCCTATCTACATGTACCTCACGATCATATTGCGTACAGGTACGAAGTACTTAAAGTGATCGGCAAAGGGAGTTTTGGACAGGTCGTGAAAGCTTACGATCATAAAACCAATCAACACATAGCATTGAAAATGGTTAGAAACGAGAAAAGGTTCCATAGGCAAGCACAAGAAGAAATAAGGATCTTAGATCATCTACGTAAGCAggacaaagataacaatatgaACCTCATACATATGTTAGAAAACTTTAATTTCCGCAATCATATGTGTATAACATTTGAACTGCTAAGTATGAACCTCTATGAACTAATAAAGAAGAATAAGTTCCAAGGATTTAGCTTGCAGCTTGTTAGGAAGTTTGCCCATTCTCTATTACAATGTCTGGATGCCCTCCATCGCAATAGGATTATTCACTGCGACCTTAAACCTGAGAACATTCTCCTCAAACAACAAGGGCGAAGCGGTATCAAGGTAATTGACTTTGGTTCAAGTTGCTATGAGCACCAgcgcatatacacatacatacaaagtcgTTTCTACCGTGCTCCTGAGGTTATCCTAGGAGCACGTTATGGGATGCCAATTGACGTATGGAGCTTTGGATGTATCTTAGCAGAACTATTGACGGGGTACCCCCTCCTCCCAGGAGAAGATGAAGCAGACCAGTTAGCTTGCACAATTGAATTGTTTGGAATGCCTCCCCAAAAGCTTCTAGAGCAGTCTAAACGGGCAAAGAATTTCTTCAGCTCCAAGGGTCATCCACGATATTGTACGGTAACAACCCTACCAGATGGTTCAACTGTCCTCAATGGTGGTAGATCGCGAAGGGGCAAGCCGCGAGGGCCACCAGGAAGTAAGGATCTTGTCAAGGCACTGAAAGGGTGCGATGATCCTCTATTCCTTGATTTCCTTAGGAAATGCCTGGAATGGGATCCTGCAACTAGAATGTCACCAAACCAGGCATTGCGACATCCATGGTTGCGGAGGCGTCTACCCAAACCACCATCACAAGATGCAGTTACATCTTCAGCACGACACAGGCGACACAGTTCAGGTACAGTTGCCAAGTTGCCTCCGGCTGCCGCATCCAGTGGCAAAACAAGACAAGTAGCACCCGCTGCAGCAACGGAAGGACCAGCTGGTTACACACAACGAACTGTACTGCCAAAAATCGTCAGTTAG
- the LOC144435436 gene encoding glutamine--tRNA ligase-like, translating into MADDIIQLFKSIGLSEQKAKETTKNEVLTKDLKDFIAETQNKVSGEIDKGIGNLLYQAATRLKQKNRANYLLDYIATRKINSEAQLTAALDFFKSNPVDPIDTKAFEEACGVGVNITPEQIEEAVEEVIKKNKDGLIESRYRYNIGSMMAEVRGKLKWADGKAVKNEMDMQILDLLGPKTEEDKQKPVKSKTQHEKPKKEETKKTEVEKELASPMDGQSPYQIMGAALTFHKPGENYTTEGYVLTSKTMELLKKHLEETRGQIRTRFPPEPNGILHIGHAKAINFNFGYAKAHDGICFLRYDDTNPEKEEEKFFRGILEMVEWLGYTPYKVTHASDYFQELYIWAIELIKRGKAYICHQKQEEIKGRNPPPSPWRDRPVEESLILFEDMKNGKLEEGEATLRMKTTLEDGKMDPVAYRIKYKAHHRSGDKWCIYPTYDYTHCLCDSIENITHSLCTKEFQSRRSSYYWLCNALDTYCPVQWEYGRLNISYTVVSKRKIGKLITNNIVRDWDDPRLFTLTALRRRGFPAEAINVFCAKVGVTMAQVTIDPSMVESCVRDVLNNTAPRAMAVQDPVKVTITNFPDDAPKEVDVPNIPHDSSKGTHKLPFDSTIYIEQTDFKESADKNYRRLTTDQAVGLKHVGYVICVDEVIKDSDGKITELKVTCKPLNETTKPKGFIHWVAKPITCEIRLYDRLFKHKNPEDLSEVPGGFISDCNTDTLHVIYDALVDKSVKGAKVYDKYQFERIGYFSIDPDSTPDHLVFNRTVTLKEDAAKS; encoded by the exons ATGGCGGACGATATTATACAGCTGTTTAAGAGCATTGGTTTAAGTGAGCAGAAAGCTAAGGAAACAACGAAGAATGAGGTCCTTACTAAAGATCTCAAGGATTTCATTGCAGAG ACCCAGAATAAAGTTAGTGGTGAAATTGACAAGGGTATCGGTAATCTACTATACCAAGCAGCCACAAGACTAAAACAGAAAAACAGAGCAAATTATCTTCTAGACTATATCGCTACTAGGAAAATTAACTCAGAAGCTCAGCTGACAG cTGCTCTGGACTTTTTCAAGAGTAACCCTGTGGATCCAATTGACACCAAGGCATTTGAGGAGGCATGTGGTGTTGGAGTTAATATAACTCCTGAACAGATAGAGGAAGCT GTAGAGGAAGTTATCAAGAAAAACAAAGATGGACTTATTGAGAGTAGATATCGTTACAACATTGGGTCCATGATGG CTGAAGTCCGAGGTAAACTGAAGTGGGCCGATGGTAAAGCAGTCAAGAACGAAATGGACATGCAGATACTGGACTTGCTTGGACCAAAGACAGAAGAAGACAAACAAAAACCAGTCAAGAGTAAAACACAG CACGAGAAACCTAAAAAAGAAGAAACCAAGAAAACAGAAGTTGAGAAAGAACTGGCATCACCAATGGATGGACAGAGTCCATATCAAATCATGGGAGCTGCCCTGACTTTCCATAAACCAG GTGAGAACTACACAACAGAAGGCTATGTGTTGACATCAAAAACAATGGAACTTCTCAAAAAACATCTTGAAGAAACTAGAGGCCAG ATCAGGACAAGATTTCCACCAGAACCCAACGGAATCCTTCACATTGGTCATGCCAAGGCTATCAACTTTAACTTTGGATATGCCAAG GCTCATGATGGAATCTGTTTCTTGAGGTATGATGACACTAATCCTGAAAAGGAAGAAGAAAAATTCTTCCGTGGTATCTTGGAAATGGTAGAATGGCTAG GTTACACTCCATATAAGGTGACCCATGCATCTGACTACTTCCAAGAACTCTATATATGGGCTATAGAGCTGATCAAACG GGGTAAAGCATACATCTGTCACCAGAAACAGGAAGAGATCAAAGGTCGCAATCCACCCCCTTCACCATGGAGAGACAGACCAGTAGAAGAATCACTCATCTTATTTGAG GATATGAAGAATGGAAAACTAGAAGAGGGTGAAGCAACTCTCAGGATGAAGACCACATTAGAAGATGGCAAGATGGATCCTGTAGCGTATAGAATAAAATACAAAGCTCATCACAGATCGGGGGATAAATG GTGTATCTACCCAACCTATGACTATACCCATTGTCTGTGTGATTCTATTGAAAACATCACTCATTCACTTTGTACAAAGGAATTTCAGTCTAG GCGTTCATCTTACTACTGGCTATGCAATGCACTGGATACTTACTGTCCAGTACAGTGGGAATATGGCAGACTTAATATTTCCTACACAGTTGTATCAAAGAGAAAAATTGGTAAACTTATAACAAACAATATAGTAAG AGATTGGGATGACCCAAGGTTGTTCACATTGACTGCTCTTCGTCGTCGTGGTTTCCCAGCTGAAGCCATCAATGTATTCTGTGCAAAG GTTGGAGTCACAATGGCACAAGTCACCATAGATCCATCCATGGTGGAGTCCTGTGTGCGTGATGTGTTAAACAACACAGCACCCCGTGCTATGGCTGTACAGGATCCTGTTAAAGTCACTATCACTAATTTCCCTGATGATGCT CCAAAGGAAGTAGATGTGCCTAACATCCCACATGACAGCAGCAAAGGAACACACAAATTACCATTTGATTCAACCATATATATTGAACAGACTGACTTTAAGGag TCTGCAGACAAGAACTATCGTCGTCTAACTACAGACCAAGCAGTGGGTCTGAAACATGTCGGTTATGTCATCTGTGTGGATGAGGTTATCAAGGACAGTGATGGTAAAATTACAGAACTCAAAGTAACGTGTAAACCACTAAATGAAACCACTAAACCTAAAGGTTTCATTCACTGGGTAGCTAAACCAATCACTTGTGAAATCCGACTTTATGACAGACT ATTCAAACACAAGAACCCAGAAGATCTAAGTGAAGTTCCAGGTGGTTTTATTTCTGACTGTAATACC GACACACTCCATGTAATCTATGATGCCCTGGTAGACAAGTCTGTCAAAGGTGCTAAGGTCTATGACAAGTACCAGTTTGAGAGAATTGGTTACTTTTCTATAGATCCAGACAGTACACCAGATCAT CTGGTTTTCAACAGAACAGTTACTCTCAAAGAAGATGCTGCCAAGAGTTAA